GGAAGACGCGGTGCGCGAAGCACTGTCGACGGTGAACGACCCCGAGATCAACCGCCCCATCACCGAACTCGGGATGGTCAAGTCGGTGGAGATCGGCGCGGACGGAGCGGTCGCGGTCGCCGTGTACCTGACGGTCTCCGGCTGCCCCATGCGCGACACCATCACCCAGCGCGTGACCGAGGCGGTCGCGCGGGTCGAGGGCGTCACCCGCGTCGACGTCGAACTCGACGTCATGAGCGACGAGCAGCGCAAGGAGCTGGCGAACGCGCTGCGCGGCGGCCAGGCCGAGCGCGAGGTGCCCTTCGCCAAGCCGGGCTCCCTCACGCGCGTGTACGCCGTCGCCTCCGGCAAGGGCGGGGTCGGCAAGTCCTCGGTGACGGTGAACCTGGCGGCGGCCATGGCCGCCGACGGCCTCAAGGTCGGCGTCGTCGACGCCGACATCTACGGCCACTCCGTGCCCCGCATGCTGGGTGCCGACGGCCTTCCCACCCAGGTCGAGAACATGATCATGCCGCCGTCCGCGAACGGTGTGAAGGTCATCTCGATCGGTATGTTCACCCCGGGCAACACCCCGGTGGTCTGGCGCGGCCCGATGCTGCACCGGGCGTTGCAGCAGTTCCTCTCGGACGTCTACTGGGGCGACCTGGACGTGCTGCTCCTCGACCTCCCGCCGGGCACGGGCGACATCGCCATCTCGGTGGCCCAGCTGGTCCCGAACGCCGAGATCCTCGTCGTGACGACCCCGCAGCAGGCTGCGGCCGAGGTCGCCGAGCGCGCCGGCTCCATCGCCGTGCAGACCCACCAGAAGATCGTCGGCGTCGTCGAGAACATGTCGGGCCTGCCCTGCCCGCACTGCGACGAGATGGTCGACGTGTTCGGCACGGGCGGCGGCCAGACCGTCGCCGACGGCCTCACCCGCACCACCGGCGCCACCGTCCCGGTCCTGGGCAGCATCCCCATCGACGTACGCCTGCGCGAGGGCGGCGACGACGGCCGTCCGGTCGTCCTCACCGACCCCGACTCCCCCGCCGGCGCGGCCCTGCGCGCCATCGCGGGCAAGCTGGGCGGCCGTCAGAGGGGCCTGTCGGGCATGAGCCTGGGAATCACCCCGCGGAACAAGTTCTAGGGGCCTGGCGCCCCGCGAGGGGCGCGGGGAACCGCGCGATCAGCCGCGACGCACCGCAGCCCCCGAACCACCTGAGTGACCCGAGCCACCACGCCGTTGAAGGGCACCGCAGCACGACAAGGCGGTGCCCTTCACCGTTACGCGTACGCCTCGACGTCCTTGATCACGGCGAAGCCCAGTCCGTACGCGCTCATCCCTCGCCCGTACGCCCCCACATGCACCCCTTGCGAGGTCGACCCCGCGAGCACCCACCCGAACTCGGACTCCCGGTAGTGGAAGGGCGTCGGCACGCCGTCCACCGGCAGGGACAGGGTGGTCCAGTCGGGTCCGGCGAGATCGTCGGCCAACACCCACGCGGCCTCGGTCTGCTGGTCCAGCCAGTCGTCCCGCAGGGAGTGGTCCAACTGGCCGGGCCAGGTGAACGACAGCAGCCCCACGCCCGCGAGCCACGCCGCCGAGGAAACCGACGTGGCCTCCAGCAGCCCCGTACCGTCGGCGCTCCTCCGGGACGGATTCGCCGCGACGGTCACCACGACCGCGAACCGCTCCTTGACCTCGTCGTCCGACCCGGCGGTGTACTCGTTGCGCACCGAGGGCTCGTCACCGTGGCCGATCGAACCGTGCTCGACGGCTCCTTCCGCCGACGTACCGACCTGCATCAGCCAGCGCTGTCCCGTGAAGGCCTCGTCGAGGCCGTACCACGGGAAGGGCGCCAGCAGGTAGCCGTCGACCGTGCGTCGGGCGGAGGGCAGCTGTTGTCCACCCTCCGCGACCGACGCCTGCGCGCCTACCCGACTCGTCGTCTCCATGTGCCCGGACGCCTCCTCGCTCTCGACGGACCGGAGCGGCCCGCCCCCCTCGGGTGCGTCGCTCGCTCTTCTTACGGTCCGCACAACAACTGGGCAGCATAGCCACAGCTCTCCGAGCAGCAGGGAAAGCGCCCGGCGCGTAGGACGGCGTACTGGCGGGTTCAGGCCGTACGAGGGTGCGCGAGGGTATGAATCGCATCACGTAAGGGGGCGCGGCAGCACACCGGCGTACGGCTCAGGTGGCGTCCATGTCGTACGGCGGACGCTCTTCGATCTCGCGCTTCTTCGTCATGTCGACGGAGCCGCCGGTCGCACCCGAGGAGGAGCCACCGGAGGAGTCCGAGGAGGAGACGGACGAGGAGGAGGCGGACTCGCGGCCGTGGACCGCGTCCGTGAGCTCGGCCATCTCCTTCTTCAGGTCCAGGCCGTTGCGGATCTCCTTCAGCCCCAGTTCGTCGTTGTCCAGCTGCTTGCGGATGAACGTCTTGGGGTTGAGGTCCTCGAACTCGAAGTCCTTGAACTCCGGTCCGAGTTCGTTGCGGATGTCCGCCTTGGCGCTGTCCGAGAACTCGCGGATCTTGCGGATCGTCCGCGTGACGTCCTGGATCACCTTCGGGAGCTTGTCCGGACCGAAGACGAGCACGGCGAGGACGACGAGCGTCACCACCTCGAGTGCACCTATGTCATTGAACACCTGAAGCTCCTTGCGATGTCCTCGGTCCCGATCCGCGGGCCTCGGCAGGTCTTCCGTGGTCCGGGCCGGATCCACGGTACCCGGCCATCCCGTCGAACGGGTACCGTCGGGCGGCTTCCGACCACGCCCGAACGACGGGTTTTCCCAGCTGTTTGCCTGGCAGGAGGGGTACGGGGCCCCCTCCTGTGAGGTTGCTGTCAGTGGGCGCCGACGTCATGGCCGCCGGATTACGGTCAGTCGCCGCCGGACGAGCCGAGGGTGAGGGAGACCGTCCGCTCCCTGCCGTCGCGCAGCAGGGTGAGCTCCAGGCGGTCGCCGGGCCGGTGCGCGCGGACCTTGACGATCAGTTCGTCGCCGGAGTGGACCCGCTGGCCGTCGACCTCGGTGATGACGTCGCCCGAGCGCATGCCCGCCCGGTCGGCGGGGCCGCCCGAGGTCACCCCGGAGCCGTTGCCGTCGCCCCGGTCACCGATGCGGGCGCCGTCGCCCGAGTAGTCCATGTCGAGGGTGACCCCGATCACCGGGTGGGTGGCCTTGCCGGTGTTGATCAGTTCCTCGGCGACGCGCTTGCCCTGGTTGATGGGTATCGCGAAGCCCAGTCCGATGGAGCCGGCCTGCCCGCCGTCCGACTCGGAGCCGCTGCCGGCGGAGCGGATGGCGCTGTTGATGCCGATCACGCGGGCCTTGCCGTCGAGGAGCGGGCCTCCGGAGTTGCCGGGGTTTATCGGCGCGTCGGTCTGCAGCGCGTCCACGTACGACACGTCGCTGACGTCGCCGCTCTCGCCGCCTGCGGTGATGGGCCGCTCCTTGGCGCTGATGATGCCGGAGGTGACGGTGTTGGCGAGGTCGAAGGGGGCTCCGATGGCGACGACCGGGTCACCGACCTGGACCTCCTCGGAATTGCCGAGGGGCAGCGGCTTGAGTCCGCTGACGCCGGACACCTTGACCACGGCCAGGTCGTAGCCGGTGTCCCGGCCGACGATGCGCGCCTCGGCGGTCTCACCGCCGCTGAAGGTCACCGATATGTCGCCGCCGGTGCCCGCGGGATCGACGACGTGGTTGTTGGTGAGGATGTGGCCGCGTTCGTCGAGCACGAAGCCCGTGCCGGTGCCCTGTGCGCTGTCCCCGCTCACGTGCAGGGTCACGACGCTGGGCAGCGCGCTGGCGGCGATCCCGGCGACGCTGTCGGGCGCCCGGCCCGTCACCCCGTCGCTGGTCTGTGGCAGCTCTATGGCCCCGACTCCGCCGTTCCGCTCCAGGTACGCGCCCACGGCTCCGCCGATGCCGCCGGCCACGACGGCGATCAGCAGGGCCCCGACCACGAGCGTCCTGCCCCTGCGCCGACGTCGCCGCGCCACGTCGTCCACCGCGGCCCCGTTCTGCTGCAGCGGCCCCGATGCGGCCCACGGGTCGTAGTTCTGCCAGGGCCCCTGCGAACCGTGCGGCGGCCGCCCGGGATCGGTGTGAGCTCCCGAGGGATGCTGACCTCCGGCTCCCTGCGAGGGCGGCACCGGCTGGTCTCCGCCCGCGTA
The DNA window shown above is from Streptomyces akebiae and carries:
- a CDS encoding Mrp/NBP35 family ATP-binding protein, which encodes MATEDAVREALSTVNDPEINRPITELGMVKSVEIGADGAVAVAVYLTVSGCPMRDTITQRVTEAVARVEGVTRVDVELDVMSDEQRKELANALRGGQAEREVPFAKPGSLTRVYAVASGKGGVGKSSVTVNLAAAMAADGLKVGVVDADIYGHSVPRMLGADGLPTQVENMIMPPSANGVKVISIGMFTPGNTPVVWRGPMLHRALQQFLSDVYWGDLDVLLLDLPPGTGDIAISVAQLVPNAEILVVTTPQQAAAEVAERAGSIAVQTHQKIVGVVENMSGLPCPHCDEMVDVFGTGGGQTVADGLTRTTGATVPVLGSIPIDVRLREGGDDGRPVVLTDPDSPAGAALRAIAGKLGGRQRGLSGMSLGITPRNKF
- a CDS encoding sec-independent translocase translates to MFNDIGALEVVTLVVLAVLVFGPDKLPKVIQDVTRTIRKIREFSDSAKADIRNELGPEFKDFEFEDLNPKTFIRKQLDNDELGLKEIRNGLDLKKEMAELTDAVHGRESASSSSVSSSDSSGGSSSGATGGSVDMTKKREIEERPPYDMDAT
- a CDS encoding S1C family serine protease; the encoded protein is MPTADAAGDTDGDFELERPAVRNAGHDAEGGTSSPTGPDGVGTGGAAAAATAATVGDGRPSGEEGALSAPDAPSERPRPLHDPDPYSTPPYGEPGPWAPAPPVQHPATTPVPGTNVQPTTPAHGVRAAPGEPALDGPTASGVLSGGGAASAASSTHAGAPAAAAHEYADPTTPVTSAHGTAVPAAAPAAAPSYAEVPVAAAAPFPDTARPTPAPYPDPSQPAVASYAYPSQPGPPPFGDSARPVPPPYAGGDQPVPPSQGAGGQHPSGAHTDPGRPPHGSQGPWQNYDPWAASGPLQQNGAAVDDVARRRRRRGRTLVVGALLIAVVAGGIGGAVGAYLERNGGVGAIELPQTSDGVTGRAPDSVAGIAASALPSVVTLHVSGDSAQGTGTGFVLDERGHILTNNHVVDPAGTGGDISVTFSGGETAEARIVGRDTGYDLAVVKVSGVSGLKPLPLGNSEEVQVGDPVVAIGAPFDLANTVTSGIISAKERPITAGGESGDVSDVSYVDALQTDAPINPGNSGGPLLDGKARVIGINSAIRSAGSGSESDGGQAGSIGLGFAIPINQGKRVAEELINTGKATHPVIGVTLDMDYSGDGARIGDRGDGNGSGVTSGGPADRAGMRSGDVITEVDGQRVHSGDELIVKVRAHRPGDRLELTLLRDGRERTVSLTLGSSGGD